A DNA window from Ostrea edulis chromosome 5, xbOstEdul1.1, whole genome shotgun sequence contains the following coding sequences:
- the LOC125649102 gene encoding uncharacterized protein LOC125649102 isoform X14: MNHTMEQIQLTEQIAMVQDMVQEMKFSFTSAMEELAKTQYGDESLQQQLSNDRESNLQQITELTDLVKSLKSEVDSIKTELNGVVASQKTLEEKFKSEKPRVLESPAPDSTRKDVGPMVQPYLASLHQQKASEDCDSHSVTALACKSLNLSQALHEKCLHLELSSSDEEETLRNLQNSGFFLDKEGSYYLDDKHVHPRKLPLHERVVEEVQREKAAQEVVEAERSYCSQLWTLIDAYINPLRQAEIMTPRELSALFPSYIPQLYEQHCLQLHKMEERLMKWKISGMLGDVFVKMLEKQDGEGLALYKEYINDFPSIINNMNQWFSQSPHFKSLMGSTNLASSNVIPLLLEPLQQIPKYSLLLKNLLKHTAVDHPDRQYLEAALYSLKSFLYIMNNDIEHASQFLNVTRSRESGNSMRSRSSGSSAEANQVSSARDSGIQEDETRHPASPSTTRRYVLQVLRERREREEQGYRDRPVSVQSRPQHTFGSHPDLSAQEYVDLMNTSKENSVYLPYQSGHKMYSSLSKIQAKVPEIRSPEKPPRRIKIRRRPDNPKSAINSNYLRPLTPHFPFSSTPSRTAFDEQENLRPPPPNRRGRIRPASSIDFTNRGSERRDEILEDWSFHGPSLNSPRDHPGEGRARNELHLSLQRLLAERDMEGSRREEDTNPYFQPLSTSSEPGGPTEDRFATSSYNGYQPGRPAFQTKIVEDYGIYGDEDDEEEYGKGGSFHSHSNPLKDKTETPYENYHQRRTLPEVKNVTSEVHLGHREKPLPSPRRNDSQKSRMSDTTSKLSVERRSSGETGGSKQLKPEHLVPAPSENSVSVSSKKKDMQLYEIETKDYPDNSKRNSYVQAEKPSEEDHSYSRNSIRASSDINKNDLKLDMKGAGNLPMRTSPHIAESSTRPSSDPVTPTNGPVLRNPNKPSKKLPVPSGRLSYPNLDQMPSASRIPSPPVTPTDGKSLKALAKDTKIPMYMPKKKEKGAKGSNENISKSTEDVSKVKKKTKFGSIKSFFGRKRPGMDEMGTVDVVLES; this comes from the exons atgaacCATA ccATGGAGCAAATACAGTTGACAGAACAGATAGCAATG GTTCAGGACATGGTTCAGGAGATGAAGTTCAGCTTCACGTCGGCCATGGAGGAGCTAGCTAAGACACAGTATGGTGACGAATCCCTACAACAGCAGCTGTCAAACGACCGAGAGAGTAATCTACAACAAATCACAGAACTCACCGACCTAGTCAAAAGTCTCAAG TCAGAAGTAGACTCAATCAAAACTGAGTTGAATGGAGTTGTAGCCTCACAGAAAACTCTGGAAGAGAA GTTTAAGTCGGAGAAGCCACGTGTCTTGGAGTCTCCAGCCCCAGACTCCACCAGAAAAGATGTGGGCCCGATGGTTCAGCCTTACTTAGCAAGTCTTCATCAACAGAAAG CATCAGAGGACTGCGACTCCCACTCAGTGACAGCTTTAGCCTGCAAGAGTCTTAATCTGTCACAGGCCCTACATGAAAAATGTCTTCATCTGGAACTGTCATCTAGCGATGAAGAAGAAACTCTCAGAAATCTGCAG AATTCTGGATTCTTCTTGGACAAAGAAGGAAGTT ATTACCTTGATGATAAACATGTTCATCCACGGAAACTACCTCTCCATGAAAGGGTGGTGGAAGAAG TACAAAGAGAGAAGGCTGCCCAGGAAGTGGTGGAAGCGGAGAGGTCCTACTGCTCACAGCTTTGGACTCTGATTGATGCTTACATTAACCCACTCAGGCAGGCCGAAATCATGACGCCCagagagttatctgcccttttcCCCTCCTACATCCCTCAGCTGTATGAACAGCATTGTCTACAACTGCACAAGATGGAGGAGAGGCTGATGAAGTGGAAGATCTCCGGCATGTTAGGAGATGTATTTGTCAAGATGCTCGAGAAGCAAGAT GGAGAAGGTTTGGCTCTGTATAAAGAGTATATCAACGACTTTCCTTCCATCATCAACAACATGAACCAGTGGTTTTCACAATCGCCTCACTTCAAATCCCTCATGGGG AGCACCAATTTAGCTTCTTCCAATGTCATTCCCCTGCTGTTGGAACCATTGCAACAAATACCAAAATACTCACTACTGCTAAAG AACCTCTTGAAGCACACCGCAGTGGATCATCCTGACAGACAGTATCTAGAGGCAGCCCTGTACAGTCTGAAAAGCTTTCTGTACATCATGAATAACGACATTGAGCATGCATCACAGTTTCTGAATGTCACCAG GTCACGAGAGAGTGGAAATTCGATGCGTTCTCGTTCTAGTGGGAGCAGTGCGGAGGCTAATCAGGTGTCTAGTGCTCGGGACAGTGGGATACAAGAGGACGAGACTCGTCACCCTGCCTCGCCCAGCACCACTAGAAG GTACGTCCTTCAGGTGTTGCGGGAAAGGAGAGAGAGGGAGGAGCAGGGTTACAGGGACCGCCCAGTTTCTGTCCAGTCCCGCCCTCAGCACACTTTCGGAAGTCATCCTGATTTATCTGCACAGGAGTATGTTGACCTCATGAACACCAGCAAAGAGAACAGTGTCTACTTGCCTTATCAGTCTGGGCACAAGATGTATTCTTCTCTGTCAAAGATACAGGCCAAGGTGCCTGAAATCCGTAGTCCCGAGAAACCCCCGAGGAGAATCAAAATACGAAGGCGACCCGATAATCCAAAGAGTGCaataaattcaaattatctTCGCCCACTCACTCCACATTTTCCATTTTCGAGCACTCCAAGTCGTACAGCCTTTGATGAACAAGAGAACTTAAGGCCCCCTCCACCCAACAGGAGAGGCAGAATAAGGCCAGCAAGTTCCATTGATTTTACAAATCGGGGAAGTGAAAGGAGGGATGAAATATTGGAGGACTGGTCGTTTCATGGGCCAAGTCTGAACTCCCCCAGGGATCACCCGGGGGAGGGAAGGGCCAGGAATGAGCTTCATCTGTCTCTCCAGAGACTACTGGCAGAGAGAGATATGGAGGGCAGTCGGAGAGAGGAAGACACAAATCCATATTTTCAGCCCCTCAGTACTTCTTCAGAGCCTGGTGGACCAACTGAGGACAGATTTGCTACCTCCTCATATAATGGATATCAGCCAGGTAGACCTGCTTTTCAAACAAAGATAGTTGAAGACTATGGAATATATGGTGATGAGGATGATGAGGAAGAATATGGAAAAGGTGGTTCTTTTCATTCTCACAGTAATCCATTGAAAGATAAAACTGAGACTCCTTATGAGAATTACCATCAGAGAAGAACTTTACCAGAGGTCAAGAATGTGACCTCAGAAGTTCATCTGGGTCACAGAGAAAAACCTCTTCCTAGTCCTCGAAGAAATGATTCTCAAAAATCTAGGATGTCAGACACTACCTCCAAATTGTCAGTGGAGAGACGAAGTTCTGGTGAAACGGGCGGTAGTAAACAGCTTAAGCCTGAACATCTAGTGCCAGCGCCTTCAGAAAATTCAGTCAGTGTTTCAAGTAAGAAAAAGGACATGCAGCTATATGAAATTGAAACTAAAGACTATCCGGACAATAGTAAAAGAAACTCTTATGTGCAGGCTGAGAAACCTTCAGAAGAGGACCATTCCTACAGCAGAAACAGTATTAGAGCTTCTTCAGATATCAACAAGAATGATCTGAAGCTCGATATGAAAGGTGCAGGGAATTTACCCATGAGGACCTCCCCTCATATCGCTGAATCCTCCACCCGTCCCAGCTCAGATCCAGTCACACCAACAAATGGACCCGTGTTAAGGAATCCCAACAAACCTTCCAAAAAGTTGCCTGTCCCAAGCGGTCGGTTAAGTTACCCAAATTTAGACCAGATGCCTTCAGCCTCCAGGATTCCCTCGCCTCCTGTCACCCCGACAGATGGAAAGAGTCTGAAAGCTCTGGCCAAAGACACCAAAATACCCATGTATATGCCAAAAAAGAAGGAGAAAGGTGCCAAGGGGTCCAACGAAAACATCTCCAAGTCAACAGAGGATGTATCCAAAGTCAAGAAAAAGACCAAGTTTGGATCCATTAAGAGTTTTTTCGGAAGAAAAAG